From Fusarium oxysporum f. sp. lycopersici 4287 chromosome 10, whole genome shotgun sequence, the proteins below share one genomic window:
- a CDS encoding AAT family amino acid transporter → MKDPRDAQTMQTLNIEMGSSWSIHAHKPRTSWLHSFRRADPLPGYHPTDAPERYYDLRAANAKTANTALARELKGRHLQMIAFGGAIGTGLFVASGASLYRGGPASLLISYLLLGAMQYCTMQCLGELCVMFPIAGSFSAFSTRFLDPSWGFAMGWNYCLQWLFILPLEIIAGAFTIGYWNPDLTKSIFVAIFLFAIVVINLFGVKTYGEAEFIFSLIKITAIVGFILLAIVINVGGEPESGYIGGMYWRNPGPFNNGFKGFCSVLVTSAFSFTGTELIGLAAAETANPRKSLPTAIKQVFWRITIFYIVTLLLVGLLVPSDDKRLVGGDNVADATASPFVIAIEKAGTSLLPSIMNAIILVAVISVGNSAVFGSSRTLAALAEQSHAPQIFAYVDRQGRPLMAILFASCIGLLAFLADVSFHDSIFNWLLSISALSTLFTWGSICLCYIRFRRAWYYNAHTLEQLPFKSHVGVAGAWFAFVGYILVLASQIWIAVSPVYEPGIDRSASGLTQNFFLKVLAIPIILLFYVSHKVWYRTQIVRLPDMDVVTGRRYFRVHVMTEQEREERHGWPKWKKVYRFLC, encoded by the exons ATGAAAGATCCCCGCGATGCGCAAACAATGCAAACGCTCAATATAGAAATGGGCTCCTCGTGGAGCATACACGCCCATAAACCACGGACTTCATGGCTCCATAGCTTCCGGCGCGCAGATCCTCTCCCAGGCTATCATCCCACTGACGCACCAGAGCGCTACTACGACCTACGCGCCGCCAATGCGAAAACGGCAAATACAGCGCTTGCGCGAGAATTAAAAGGTCGCCATCTGCAAATGATTGCCTTCGGCGGTGCGATTG GAACTGGATTGTTCGTCGCGTCGGGTGCATCGCTTTACAGAGGCGGACCAGCCAGTTTGTTGATCTCATATTTACTGCTCGGGGCGATGCAGTATTGTACTATGCAGTGTCTTGGGGAGTTATGTGTCATGTTTCCTATCGCGGGCTCGTTTTCGGCGTTTTCGACGAGGTTTTTGGATCCGTCTTGGGGGTTTGCCATGGGTTGGAA TTACTGTTTACAATGGCTGTTCATTCTACCGCTGGAGATAATCGCTGGGGCGTTCACGATAGGGTACTGGAATCCGGATCTGACAAAGTCCATATTCGTCGCTATTTTTCTCTTCGCTATTGTCGTTATCAACCTTTTTGGCGTCAAGACATATGGCGAGGCTGAGTTTATCTTTTCTCTTATCAAGATCACCGCCATCGTTGGCTTCAT ATTACTCGCCATCGTGATAAATGTCGGTGGGGAGCCCGAGAGTGGTTACATCGGCGGCATGTACTGGCGTAACCCAGGCCCCTTCAACAACGGCTTCAAGGGCTTTTGCAGCGTCCTCGTTACATCTGCATTCTCCTTCACAGGCACAGAGCTCATCGGTCTCGCCGCTGCCGAGACAGCGAATCCGCGAAAATCATTACCGACGGCGATCAAGCAGGTTTTCTGGCGTATCACGATATTTTACATCGTTACGCTATTGCTGGTTGGGTTGTTGGTACCTTCTGACGATAAAAGACTTGTCGGTGGTGATAACGTCGCTGATGCGACGGCGAGTCCGTTCGTCATTGCGATTGAGAAGGCTGGGACTTCTCTGCTTCCGAGTATCATGAATGCAATCATCCTTGTTGCAGTGATCAGTGTTGGGAATTCAGCGGTTTTTGGATCGTCGAGAACTTTAGCTGCTTTGGCTGAACAATCGCATGCGCCGCAGATCTTTGCATACGTGGATCGTCAAGGCCGTCCGCTTATGGCAATCCTGTTTGCATCGTGCATCGGTCTACTCGCATTTCTCGCTGATGTCAGTTTTCACGATTCTATCTTCAATTGGCTTCTCTCTATCAGTGCATTGAGCACTTTGTTTACGTGGGGAAGCATCTGTTTATGTTATATCCGGTTTCGAAGGGCTTGGTATTACAACGCGCATACGCTGGAACAACTACCGTTCAAGTCTCACGTTGGCGTCGCAGGAGCGTGGTTTGCTTTTGTTGGATACATTCTTGTGTTAGCCTCTCAGATTTGGATCGCGGTCTCGCCTGTTTATGAGCCCGGTATTGACAGGAGCGCATCTGGACTTACACAAAATTTCTTTTTGAAAGTTTTGGCGATACCCATCATCTTGTTGTTTTACGTATCTCATAAGGTTTGGTATCGTACGCAGATTGTGCGTCTACCGGATATGGATGTGGTGACGGGGCGGAGATACTTTCGTGTGCATGTTATGACTGAGCAAGAGCGGGAAGAACGACATGGGTGGCCCAAGTGGAAAAAGGTCTATCGGTTTCTCTGTTAA
- a CDS encoding hypothetical protein (At least one base has a quality score < 10) gives MHIKYLLINLFALTVSVKALPDADNDFGLEARDDSDALVQRWDCGHDAKEVYGKCVCNDKQLTWDGKKCVCPKGTTWEYGKCVPNKPSCHKPQVYNPHSRKCECPHGTEWKYGKCIPKCPHGQYFDKDQWKCVCPKGTEWKYGKCIPKCPDGQYFDKHQWKCVCPAGTSWKYGKCKCVCPKGTEWKYGKCIPKCPDGQYFDKHQWKCVCPAGTSWKYGKCVKHCPKGQEYNKWSHKCECPKGTEWKYGKCIPKCPDGQYFDKHQWKCVCPAGTSWKYGKCVKHCPKGQEYNKWSHKCECPKGTEWKYGKCIPKCPHGQYFDKDQWKCVCPAGTSWKYGKCVCPENQVEEYGKCVCKDGFKLEYGKCVPKCPKGQTFNKWSHKCECPKGTEWKYGKCIPKCSDGQYFDKDQWKCVCPKGQIEQYGKCSCPKGQYYDRWSKSCKCPKDLSWDGHKCAYDCGEDAEYKYGGCVCKKHGQVYDKKSKTCSCKHGWYWDQHKGACKKGGY, from the exons ATGCATATCAAGTACCTCCTCATCAATCTTTTCGCCCTGACCGTCTCGGTCAAGGCTCTCCCTGATGCCGACAACGACTTCGGTCTTGAGGCTCGGGATGACTCCGACGCTCTTGTCCAGCGCTGGGACTGTGGCCATGACGCCAAGGAAGTCTACGGCAAGTGTGTCTGCAACGACAAGCAGCTCACCTGGGACGGCAAGAAGTGTGTCTGCCCCAAGGGTACAACCTGGGAGTACGGCAAATGCGTGCCTAACAAGCCCTCTTGCCACAAGCCTCAGGTCTACAACCCTCACTCCAGGAAGTGCGAGTGTCCCCATGGCACTGAGTGGAAGTACGGCAAGTGTATTCCCAAGTGCCCCCACGGTCAGTACTTCGATAAGGACCAGTGGAAGTGCGTCTGCCCCAAGGGAACTGAGTGGAAGTACGGCAAGTGTATTCCCAAGTGCCCCGACGGTCAGTACTTCGATAAGCACCAGTGGAAGTGTGTCTGCCCTGCTGGCACATCTTGGAAGTACGGCAAATGC AAGTGCGTCTGCCCCAAGGGAACTGAGTGGAAGTACGGCAAGTGTATTCCCAAGTGCCCCGACGGTCAGTACTTCGATAAGCACCAGTGGAAGTGTGTCTGCCCTGCTGGCACATCTTGGAAGTACGGCAAATGCGTGAAGCACTGCCCCAAGGGACAGGAGTACAACAAGTGGTCTCACAAGTGCGAATGCCCCAAGGGAACTGAGTGGAAGTACGGCAAGTGTATTCCCAAGTGCCCCGACGGTCAGTACTTCGATAAGCACCAGTGGAAGTGTGTCTGCCCTGCTGGCACATCTTGGAAGTACGGCAAATGCGTGAAGCACTGCCCCAAGGGACAGGAGTACAACAAGTGGTCTCACAAGTGCGAATGCCCCAAGGGAACTGAGTGGAAGTACGGCAAGTGTATTCCCAAGTGCCCCCACGGTCAGTACTTCGACAAGGACCAGTGGAAGTGTGTCTGCCCTGCTGGCACATCTTGGAAGTACGGCAAGTGTGTCTGCCCCGAGAACCAGGTTGAGGAGTATGGCAAATGTGTTTGCAaagatggcttcaagcttgaATATGGAAAGTGTGTCCCTAAGTGCCCCAAGGGCCAGACCTTCAACAAGTGGTCTCATAAGTGCGAATGCCCCAAGGGAACTGAGTGGAAGTACGGCAAGTGTATTCCCAAGTGCTCCGACGGTCAGTACTTCGATAAGGACCAGTGGAAGTGCGTCTGTCCCAAGGGACAGATCGAGCAGTACGGCAAGTGCTCGTGCCCTAAGGGCCAGTACTACGACCGCTGGAGCAAGTCGTGCAAGTGCCCCAAGGACCTGAGCTGGGACGGACACAAGTGCGCCTACGACTGCGGCGAGGACGCCGAGTACAAGTACGGCGGCTGCGTCTGCAAGAAGCACGGCCAGGTCTATGACAAGAAGTCCAAGACTTGCAGCTGCAAGCATGGCTGGTACTGGGACCAGCACAAGGGAGCCTGCAAGAAGGGCGGCTACTAA
- a CDS encoding hypothetical protein (At least one base has a quality score < 10), with amino-acid sequence MRFTDIVSTIFVARTIAFSHDTQHRLNDKINVAGTTDTNPKCHLPAPLNPSDDGLESSHDLFSSKKALQLMVKKHQSLVRIPSICYDDMGDLDTDDRWKPFNDIPKMLKKAYPTVHKHITPEKVNKFGLVYTLQGSDPSLQPILLAGHQDVVPVAAGTLHEWVHPPFDAFYNETDGYLWGRGASDDKSAITAQMSALEALLSQKTYKPRRTVILAFGFDEECSGHRGAGHISKHLEKRYGEHGIAAILDEGGAGLQKMGDVLYALPAVYEKGYLDVWFNVSVVGGHSSVPTPHTAIGIMAEIVTTLEHNPFKPEIAKNGAIHQCLACFAEHSPHVFPDLTKLVNGGDLQGVAKFLTKLSRDMQYMVQTSQAIDVISGGQKINALPEFVTLGVNHRYAPQDSIGSIQHRIVGLIKDIAESHKLRVEAFENDGDYDEYLTANDLSRQCKKDGDLWQQNYKGTLTIAAKKKSYITPQSPTTGPVWDIFAGTVRHSFAQEAKTVVAAPGAMTGNTDTRHYLNLSKNIYRWSPGSLKSFSNIHGVNERLLMSEQMNMAKFYYDFVRNFDKADV; translated from the exons ATGAGATTCACTGATATTGTCTCCACGATTTTCGTGGCTCGTACTATTGCATTTTCTCACGATACGCAGCATCGTCTTAATGACAAGATCAACGTTGCTGGCACTACAGACACTAATCCGAAATGCCATCTTCCCGCCCCGTTGAACCCCTCCGACGACGGGCTTGAAAGTTCGCATGATTTATTCTCCAGCAAGAAAGCGCTTCAGTTGATGGTCAAGAAGCATCAATCCCTCGTCCGTATCCCTTCAATCTGCTATGATGACATGGGAGATTTGGATACAGATGATAGATGGAAGCCATTCAATGACATACCAAAAATGCTAAAGAAAGCATATCCGACCGT ACACAAACACATCACCCCCGAAAAAGTCAACAAATTCGGCCTCGTCTACACCCTCCAAGGCTCCGACCCATCCCTCCAGCCAATTCTTCTAGCAGGCCATCAAGACGTCGTCCCCGTAGCCGCCGGAACACTCCACGAATGGGTCCACCCCCCCTTTGACGCCTTCTACAACGAAACAGACGGCTATCTCTGGGGCCGCGGCGCTTCAGACGACAAATCAGCCATCACAGCTCAGATGTCTGCCCTAGAAGCACTTTTGTCTCAGAAGACTTACAAACCGCGTCGCACGGTCATTCTGGCTTTTGGATTTGATGAGGAATGCTCTGGTCATCGTGGAGCAGGCCATATCTCGAAAcatctggagaagagatatgGGGAGCATGGCATTGCTGCTATTCTTGACGAAGGCGGTGCTGGGCTGCAGAAGATGGGTGATGTTTTATACGCGCTTCCTGCTGTTTACGAAAAAGGTTATCTCGACGTATGGTTCAACGTCAGTGTCGTCGGTGGCCATAGCTCAGTGCCAACACCGCATACAGCGATTGGCATAATGGCTGAGATTGTTACTACCCTGGAACATAACCCCTTCAAGCCCGAAATCGCCAAGAACGGAGCCATTCATCAATGCCTCGCTTGCTTCGCAGAGCATTCGCCCCATGTTTTTCCAGACCTCACTAAGCTTGTTAACGGTGGAGATCTACAAGGCGTTGCGAAGTTCTTGACTAAGCTGTCGCGGGATATGCAGTACATGGTTCAGACCTCGCAGGCAATTGATGTTATATCCGGAGGTCAAAAGATCAATGCTTTACCAGAGTTTGTGACGCTTGGTGTTAATCATCGGTATGCGCCGCAGGATAGCATTGGAAGCATCCAGCACAGAATCGTTGGCTTGATCAAGGATATCGCCGAAAGCCACAAGCTCCGAGTTGAAGCTTTTGAGAATGATGGAGATTATGATGAGTATCTTACTGCTAATGATCTCTCTCGACAATGCAAAAAGGATGGTGATCTTTGGCAGCAGAATTACAAGGGTACTTTGACGATCGCAGCGAAGAAAAAGTCATACATAACACCTCAGTCACCAACAACCGGTCCAGTTTGGGATATTTTCGCAGGAACAGTACGTCATTCATTCGCACAAGAGGCAAAGACAGTCGTTGCAGCTCCCGGAGCCATGACGGGCAATACCGACACTCGACATTATCTCA ATCTCTCCAAAAACATCTACAGGTGGAGCCCCGGCAGCCTCAAGtccttctccaacatccACGGCGTCAATGAGCGGCTTTTGATGAGCGAGCAGATGAACATGGCAAAGTTTTACTATGATTTTGTTCGTAATTTCGACAAGGCCGATGTCTAG